From the genome of Papaver somniferum cultivar HN1 chromosome 2, ASM357369v1, whole genome shotgun sequence, one region includes:
- the LOC113350179 gene encoding uncharacterized protein LOC113350179 isoform X1: protein MVEELTHKSAVLEAGLERTSKQLKEATMVAGDKTGKCKAAKEVIKSLTAQLKETAENVPQESTENRGSPTLVPNRENLSNLILAEAESNGDSAHSPVQNGLREQTEPKGRAPNDVLLYQGCHT, encoded by the exons ATG GTAGAGGAGCTTACCCACAAATCCGCAGTTCTAGAAGCCGGGTTAGAAAGGACTTCAAAGCAGCTAAAGGAAGCCACCATGGTAGCAGGGGATAAAACTGGAAAATGTAAAGCTGCAAAAGAAGTGATCAAATCTCTCACAGCACAG TTAAAAGAAACGGCTGAAAATGTTCCCCAGGAATCTACTGAAAATCGTGGTAGTCCAACTTTAGTTCCTAATAGGGAAAATTTGAGCAACCTCATTCTTGCAGAAGCCGAGTCCAATGGGGACTCAGCACATTCACCCGTACAAAATGGATTAAGagaacaaactgagcccaaggGAAG AGCCCCAAATGATGTACTGCTTTACCAAGGGTGCCACACATGA
- the LOC113350180 gene encoding gibberellin receptor GID1C-like: MDNQATLSESRRVVPQNTWVLITNFKLAYTLLRRPDGTFNRHLAEYLDRKVPANIIPVDGVFSFDVVIDRSTGLLVRVYRPTQAGDAQPSYLNLEQPLSSDVAVPVIIFFHGGSFAHSSASTAIYDTLCRRLVGVCKAVVISVNYRRAPENRYPCAYDDGWAALTWVHSKQWLRSGNDSKVRAYLVGDSSGGNIVHHVALRAVESGTEVMGNVLLNPMFGGMERTESEKRLDGKYFVSIRDRDWYWRAFLPEGVDRDHPACNPFGPQGVSFDGIKFPKSLVVVSGLDLVQDWQLAYAEGLKKAGQDVKLVFLEQATIGFYLLPNNNHFHNVMEEINTFVCSDS; encoded by the exons ATGGATAATCAAGCTACACTGAGTGAATCCAGG AGGGTAGTTCCGCAGAATACATGGGTGCTAATTACGAATTTCAAACTGGCTTACACTCTACTACGCCGACCAGATGGAACGTTCAACCGTCACCTAGCAGAGTACCTTGACAGAAAAGTTCCTGCAAACATAATTCCGGTGGATGGTGTGTTCTCTTTTGACGTTGTTATTGATAGAAGTACTGGTCTTTTGGTAAGGGTTTACAGGCCAACTCAAGCTGGTGATGCTCAGCCAAGTTATCTGAACCTAGAACAGCCTCTCAGCTCTGATGTGGCAGTTCCTGTGATTATTTTCTTCCATGGGGGAAGCTTTGCTCATTCCTCCGCTAGTACTGCTATCTATGACACGCTTTGTCGGCGCCTTGTGGGAGTTTGTAAAGCAGTGGTGATATCTGTAAACTACCGCCGTGCACCTGAAAACAGGTATCCCTGTGCATACGATGATGGTTGGGCAGCTCTGACATGGGTTCACTCAAAGCAATGGCTCAGGAGTGGCAATGATTCCAAGGTTCGGGCTTACTTGGTTGGCGATAGTTCTGGGGGTAATATTGTTCACCATGTCGCATTGAGGGCTGTAGAATCAGGAACTGAGGTAATGGGGAATGTACTCCTCAATCCGATGTTTGGTGGGATGGAAAGGACCGAGTCAGAAAAGAGGTTAGATGGGAAGTACTTTGTTAGTATTCGAGATCGAGATTGGTATTGGAGAGCATTTCTTCCTGAAGGAGTTGATAGAGATCATCCTGCTTGCAATCCATTTGGTCCCCAAGGTGTCAGCTTTGACGGGATCAAGTTCCCCAAGAGTTTGGTTGTTGTGTCTGGTTTGGATCTTGTACAAGACTGGCAATTGGCTTATGCTGAAGGACTTAAAAAGGCTGGGCAAGATGTGAAACTCGTTTTTCTAGAACAAGCCACAATTGGATTCTACTTGTTACCGAACAACAATCATTTCCATAACGTCATGGAGGAGATCAATACCTTTGTATGTTCTGATAGTTAA
- the LOC113350179 gene encoding uncharacterized protein LOC113350179 isoform X2, producing MVAGDKTGKCKAAKEVIKSLTAQLKETAENVPQESTENRGSPTLVPNRENLSNLILAEAESNGDSAHSPVQNGLREQTEPKGRAPNDVLLYQGCHT from the exons ATGGTAGCAGGGGATAAAACTGGAAAATGTAAAGCTGCAAAAGAAGTGATCAAATCTCTCACAGCACAG TTAAAAGAAACGGCTGAAAATGTTCCCCAGGAATCTACTGAAAATCGTGGTAGTCCAACTTTAGTTCCTAATAGGGAAAATTTGAGCAACCTCATTCTTGCAGAAGCCGAGTCCAATGGGGACTCAGCACATTCACCCGTACAAAATGGATTAAGagaacaaactgagcccaaggGAAG AGCCCCAAATGATGTACTGCTTTACCAAGGGTGCCACACATGA
- the LOC113350178 gene encoding glycine-rich RNA-binding, abscisic acid-inducible protein-like, which produces MASGDVEYRCFVGGLAWATDDQGLEKAFSTYGDILESKIINDRETGRSRGFGFVTFANEQAMKDAIEGMNGQELDGRTITVNEAQSRSGGGGGGGYGGGRGGGYGGRREGGGGGYGGRREGGGGGYGGRREGGGGGGYGGRREGGGGYGGRREGGGGGGYGGGGYSRGGGDSDGNWRN; this is translated from the exons ATGGCTTCTGGAGATGTTGAATACAGATGTTTCGTTGGTGGTTTAGCTTGGGCTACTGATGACCAAGGTCTCGAGAAAGCTTTCAGTACTTATGGAGATATCCTCGAATCAAAG ATCATTAATGATCGTGAGACTGGAAGATCAAGAGGGTTTGGATTCGTCACCTTCGCCAACGAGCAAGCTATGAAGGATGCTATCGAAGGGATGAATGGACAGGAACTTGATGGAAGGACTATCACTGTCAACGAAGCTCAATCCAGAAGCGGAGGAGGCGGAGGTGGTGGATACGGTGGTGGTCGCGGAGGCGGTTATGGAGGTCGTCGTGAAGGCGGCGGCGGTGGTTACGGTGGTCGCCGTGAAGGCGGTGGCGGTGGATATGGTGGTCGCCGGGAaggaggtggcggtggtgggtATGGTGGTCGCCGTGAAGGCGGTGGCGGATATGGTGGTCGCCGTGAaggaggtggcggtggtggatatggtggtggtggttactCCAGAGGTGGTGGTGATTCTGATGGAAACTGGAGAAATTAG